One genomic region from Nitrospira sp. encodes:
- the treZ gene encoding malto-oligosyltrehalose trehalohydrolase, which translates to MDATADTTQEDSAPTQPWLGLTLGARVEPDGVRFRCWAPERSQVEVLCGEDATVYPMARDDAGYWSTVVLGANAGMRYQYRLDGREVYPDPCSRYQPTGPHGPSLIVDPSSYHWQDEGWSGVRMHGQVIYELHIGTFTPEGTFDAAAAQLAALKDLGITVVEVMPVAEFPGRRNWGYDGVGLYAPAHVYGDPEAFKRLVNTAHRLGLGVILDVVYNHLGPDGNYLPAFTPHYFTDRYPNEWGQAMNFDGPGSSGVRDFFIQNACYWVDEFHLDGLRLDAVHALHDAGTRHVLADLSHAARQAAGARSIILVAECEEQWVQTIHPIDQGGWGLDGVWSEDFHHAARVAATGRREGYYTDYRGTAQELLSCMKRSFLFQGQRYQWQRKPRGTVVGREPAAGFVFFLQNHDQVANQLRGDRLHEKTSPGLLRVLTAILLLSPQTPLLFMGQEFAASSPFFFFADFPPGELADAIHRGRKEFLAQFASVASQEAQANIPDPCDPRVFTRSQLDLSERERHRPWYELHRDLLRLRRGDPVIALQARDLLDGAVIGPEIFVVRYVGNDSDDRLLMLNLGHDYDYRPAPEPLLAPPERRTWSLLWSSDEPRYGGPGVIDPLSAEGWRVPAESAVLYRTEPEG; encoded by the coding sequence CTCGGAGCCAGGGTGGAACCAGACGGCGTACGGTTTCGCTGTTGGGCGCCGGAACGCAGTCAGGTTGAGGTGCTCTGCGGCGAAGATGCCACCGTCTATCCTATGGCGAGAGATGACGCCGGCTACTGGTCAACGGTCGTTCTCGGCGCGAATGCAGGTATGAGGTACCAGTATCGTCTGGATGGCCGAGAGGTCTATCCCGATCCCTGTTCGCGGTATCAGCCCACCGGTCCCCATGGGCCCTCGTTGATCGTCGATCCTTCGTCGTATCACTGGCAGGACGAAGGGTGGTCCGGGGTGAGGATGCATGGCCAGGTGATCTACGAATTGCATATCGGCACGTTTACGCCGGAGGGCACCTTCGATGCCGCCGCGGCGCAGCTTGCTGCGCTGAAGGACCTTGGCATCACGGTCGTCGAGGTGATGCCGGTGGCGGAATTTCCGGGTCGCCGGAATTGGGGCTATGACGGAGTCGGCCTCTATGCGCCCGCCCATGTATATGGCGATCCCGAGGCGTTCAAACGATTGGTCAACACGGCCCATCGGCTTGGGTTGGGCGTGATCTTAGATGTGGTCTACAATCATCTGGGTCCGGACGGAAATTACCTGCCCGCCTTTACCCCGCACTATTTTACCGATCGGTACCCGAACGAGTGGGGCCAGGCCATGAACTTCGACGGGCCCGGCTCATCCGGCGTACGCGACTTTTTTATCCAGAATGCCTGCTACTGGGTAGACGAATTTCATCTCGATGGGCTGCGGCTCGACGCGGTTCATGCCCTGCATGATGCCGGGACCAGGCATGTGCTGGCCGACCTCTCCCACGCGGCGAGACAGGCAGCCGGCGCGAGGTCCATCATCCTGGTGGCGGAATGTGAGGAGCAATGGGTGCAGACCATTCACCCGATCGATCAAGGCGGGTGGGGACTGGATGGGGTCTGGAGCGAAGACTTCCACCACGCGGCGCGCGTGGCCGCGACGGGCCGCCGGGAAGGGTACTACACAGACTATCGCGGGACTGCCCAGGAATTGCTCTCGTGCATGAAACGATCGTTTCTCTTTCAAGGGCAACGGTACCAATGGCAACGTAAACCGCGAGGTACGGTGGTGGGGCGGGAACCGGCGGCCGGTTTTGTGTTTTTTCTCCAGAATCACGATCAGGTCGCGAATCAACTCCGTGGTGATCGACTCCACGAGAAAACCAGTCCCGGCTTGCTTCGTGTGTTGACGGCCATCCTCCTGCTCTCTCCGCAAACGCCGCTGCTGTTCATGGGGCAGGAGTTTGCCGCGTCCTCGCCCTTTTTCTTCTTTGCCGATTTTCCGCCGGGCGAGTTGGCGGACGCGATCCATCGCGGCAGAAAAGAATTCCTCGCACAGTTTGCGAGCGTGGCCTCACAGGAGGCGCAAGCGAACATTCCCGATCCCTGCGATCCGCGTGTCTTCACGCGATCACAACTCGATCTCTCGGAGCGAGAGCGCCACCGTCCCTGGTATGAGTTGCATCGTGACCTGTTGCGTCTGCGGCGAGGGGATCCCGTCATCGCTCTCCAGGCGCGCGACCTCCTCGATGGCGCGGTCATCGGACCTGAGATCTTCGTCGTGCGATATGTCGGGAACGACAGCGATGACCGGCTCCTGATGTTGAACCTCGGCCACGACTACGACTACCGACCTGCGCCCGAACCCCTTCTGGCGCCGCCCGAGAGACGGACCTGGTCGCTGCTCTGGTCCAGCGATGAGCCGCGCTATGGCGGACCCGGCGTCATTGATCCCTTGAGCGCAGAAGGGTGGCGGGTCCCGGCCGAATCGGCCGTTTTGTATCGAACCGAACCGGAAGGATAA
- a CDS encoding glycogen debranching enzyme family protein, protein MDGTHPTHSLPVAPVRGRAYDEETLLTREWLVTNGLGGYASSTLLCAPTRRYHGLFVPDLPAPWGRTVMIPRLDEDVRLGTETYFLSGVEFEDGRVEGDVPSGLQSFRRQGQTPVWCYEIAGRRLEKRVLMPYGHNSLYVEYRLLEGDPVQMQVRPFVTFRMLDAPLRDAKQPPFPVLTTDGRHEIPLCDGAPALKLCLRPGYGLFVADARVSHSVCYRVDRDRGAEHLENLSSPGYFQADLATDHPLAFVASTEPWEHLELSPEALVEAESQRVGKLLTTVRAGGADEVEERLALAADQFIVAPGSRVEEQALAKASGDEARTVIAGYHWFTDWGRDTMISLEGLTLCTGRHQEARSILKTFAGYVQDGLLPNLFPEGERQGLYHTADATLWYFHALDRYHRVTGDRDTLIELQPVLRSILEHHVKGTRFGIGVDPHDGLLRAAEQGYQLTWMDAKVEGWVVTPRRGKPVEIQALWYNALRCMAGWASFIGGSASAWADLAAQAQRSFNGRFWYQPGGYLYDVVDGESGDDAAFRPNQVFSISLTHPILDETRWRDVLDQVAEKLLTPVGLRSLARDHPDYKPKYFGDLRARDAAYHQGTVWAWLIGPFIDAWLKVSPDPGKARPLLEGFQRHLSEAGIGTISEIFDAEPPYHPRGCIAQAWSVAEVLRAWQKTSGRSIAQAGEGTIVP, encoded by the coding sequence GTGGACGGGACACATCCCACGCATTCGCTTCCCGTCGCACCCGTGCGCGGTCGCGCGTATGACGAGGAGACCCTCCTCACGCGAGAATGGCTGGTCACGAACGGGCTCGGCGGATACGCGTCGTCTACGCTGCTCTGTGCCCCGACGAGGCGCTACCACGGCCTGTTTGTGCCGGACCTGCCTGCTCCCTGGGGCCGCACGGTGATGATCCCGCGGCTGGACGAGGACGTGCGCCTCGGAACAGAGACGTATTTTCTCAGTGGTGTCGAATTTGAGGACGGACGCGTGGAGGGCGATGTGCCGTCGGGGTTGCAGTCCTTCCGGCGGCAGGGCCAGACACCGGTCTGGTGCTATGAGATAGCCGGGCGCCGTCTGGAAAAGCGCGTCTTGATGCCGTACGGACATAACTCGCTGTATGTCGAGTATCGGTTGCTGGAAGGGGATCCGGTACAGATGCAGGTCCGCCCGTTCGTGACGTTCCGCATGCTCGATGCGCCGTTGCGGGACGCGAAGCAGCCGCCCTTTCCCGTGCTCACCACGGACGGACGACACGAGATCCCACTCTGCGATGGTGCTCCGGCGTTGAAGCTCTGCCTACGCCCGGGCTACGGCCTGTTTGTGGCGGATGCGCGTGTCAGCCACAGTGTCTGTTATCGTGTGGATCGAGACCGCGGCGCCGAGCATCTCGAAAATCTGTCCAGTCCCGGCTACTTCCAGGCTGACTTGGCGACGGATCATCCTCTCGCGTTTGTCGCCAGCACGGAACCCTGGGAGCATCTGGAGTTGTCACCGGAGGCGCTTGTCGAGGCGGAATCTCAGCGGGTCGGCAAATTGCTGACGACGGTTCGGGCAGGCGGAGCCGACGAGGTCGAGGAGCGGCTGGCCTTGGCGGCGGATCAATTCATCGTGGCGCCGGGATCACGGGTGGAAGAGCAGGCCCTCGCCAAGGCTTCGGGCGACGAAGCGCGCACCGTCATCGCCGGCTACCATTGGTTTACCGACTGGGGACGAGACACGATGATCAGCCTGGAAGGGCTTACGCTCTGCACGGGGCGACACCAGGAGGCGCGCTCCATTTTGAAGACCTTTGCCGGGTACGTTCAGGACGGCTTGCTGCCGAATCTCTTTCCGGAAGGCGAACGGCAAGGTTTGTACCATACGGCGGATGCGACGTTGTGGTACTTCCATGCGCTCGATCGATACCATCGCGTGACGGGTGATCGGGATACCCTGATCGAGTTGCAGCCGGTGTTGCGATCCATCCTTGAGCATCATGTCAAAGGAACCAGGTTTGGCATCGGCGTGGACCCGCATGACGGCTTGCTCCGGGCCGCTGAGCAGGGATACCAGCTCACGTGGATGGATGCGAAGGTCGAAGGGTGGGTGGTGACGCCTCGCCGCGGCAAACCGGTCGAAATTCAAGCGCTCTGGTATAACGCCCTCCGATGCATGGCAGGCTGGGCAAGTTTCATCGGTGGATCGGCCTCTGCCTGGGCCGATCTGGCCGCCCAGGCTCAGCGCTCATTCAACGGCCGCTTTTGGTACCAACCGGGCGGCTATCTGTACGATGTGGTTGATGGTGAATCGGGCGATGATGCGGCCTTTCGCCCCAATCAAGTCTTCTCGATCTCGCTGACGCATCCGATCCTGGATGAGACGCGGTGGCGCGATGTGCTGGACCAGGTGGCCGAGAAACTCCTCACGCCCGTCGGCTTGCGCTCCCTGGCGCGAGACCACCCCGATTACAAACCCAAATACTTCGGAGATCTGCGCGCGCGGGATGCCGCCTATCACCAGGGGACGGTCTGGGCCTGGTTGATCGGGCCGTTCATCGACGCCTGGCTGAAGGTGTCGCCTGATCCCGGCAAAGCCCGGCCGTTGTTGGAAGGGTTTCAGCGCCATTTGTCCGAAGCCGGCATCGGTACGATCAGCGAAATTTTCGACGCCGAGCCGCCCTACCATCCGCGGGGCTGTATCGCCCAGGCTTGGAGTGTGGCAGAGGTGTTGCGGGCATGGCAGAAGACCAGCGGCCGGTCGATCGCGCAGGCAGGAGAAGGGACGATCGTGCCATGA
- the ligD gene encoding DNA ligase D codes for MSLRSYWRKRNFTKTPEPRGRPGSGQNEGLYVIQQHAASRLHYDFRLELDGTLKSWAVPKGPSLDPAQKRLAVHVEDHPLDYAQFEGIIPAGQYGGGTVLLWDRGRWTPLGDPRAGLRRGHLKFSLQGDKLSGAWALVRMGGKEEAGKENWLLIKERDTFARKGVQAEITRRMTSSVASGRALKDIASGDHDVWQSGRSSRTSARAAAPRNALTIALPQEARKSRQESRMTPQLATLVDRAPEGDEWVHELKFDGYRILTRLSGGHATLWTRNGHDWTAKLRSFAEALAALPADTAWLDGEVVALLPDGRISFQALQNAFESGQAANLVYYVFDLLYLNGSDLRPATLLERKRCLSELLKGQDGKGLIRYSDHITGKGEDVVAEACRRGMEGVMAKRADASYVEGRSRSWVKIKCSKRQEFVIGGFTEPGGSRSGFGALLLGLYDDQGRLHYAGRTGTGFTSRSLQELHRRLHAIERRTAAFESVPKTADRAKIHWVEPTLVAEVAFAEWTKDGQLRQASFQGLRDDKQASTVKRESATGRPVKKPASGSARKRTRSAASTTEPVVIQGVTLSHPQRILYPEQQLSKEALARYYESVGDWILPHLHGRPLSLVRCPEGYQRECFYQKHATDHIPDVIERVEISTKDSSAVYMIADSLPALIGLVQLGVLELHTWGATRDRLDRPDRFVLDLDPAPEVPWPMVVEAALLLKTLLEELELQSFVKTTGGKGLHVVVPIRRTEGWESIKAFTKAIAEHMVRMMPERFVATMSKQKRKGKIFIDYLRNAEGATVVAAYSTRARRGAPVSVPLAWNEVSPKLRSDQFTVETLPQRLERLAKDPWRDYPSIRQTISRSMLDKLTS; via the coding sequence ATGAGTCTTCGCTCATATTGGCGCAAGCGGAATTTCACCAAGACGCCTGAACCGCGCGGCCGGCCTGGATCTGGCCAAAACGAAGGGCTGTATGTCATTCAGCAACATGCGGCTAGTCGCCTGCACTATGACTTTCGCCTGGAGTTGGATGGAACGCTGAAGAGTTGGGCGGTGCCGAAGGGGCCGAGCCTGGATCCTGCACAGAAACGGTTGGCCGTCCACGTCGAAGATCATCCGCTCGACTATGCCCAGTTCGAAGGCATCATTCCTGCCGGACAATATGGAGGCGGGACAGTGTTGCTCTGGGACCGCGGCCGCTGGACACCGCTGGGAGACCCGCGCGCCGGTCTCAGGCGGGGGCATCTCAAGTTTTCGCTACAGGGCGACAAGTTATCCGGAGCCTGGGCCCTGGTCCGGATGGGGGGTAAGGAAGAAGCAGGAAAAGAAAACTGGCTCCTCATCAAGGAGCGGGATACCTTCGCGCGGAAAGGCGTACAGGCTGAAATCACCCGCCGAATGACCTCAAGCGTGGCAAGTGGACGAGCTTTGAAAGACATTGCGTCCGGAGACCACGACGTGTGGCAGTCAGGGCGGTCCAGCCGAACCTCAGCCCGTGCGGCGGCCCCACGGAATGCATTGACGATTGCGCTCCCCCAGGAGGCGCGGAAAAGCCGGCAGGAATCTCGAATGACACCGCAATTAGCCACGCTCGTGGACCGGGCCCCGGAAGGAGACGAGTGGGTCCATGAACTCAAATTCGACGGATACCGAATCCTTACCCGTCTCAGCGGCGGTCACGCGACGCTGTGGACCAGGAACGGTCACGACTGGACCGCCAAGCTTCGCTCCTTCGCCGAAGCCCTGGCGGCGTTGCCTGCTGACACCGCTTGGCTGGATGGGGAGGTGGTGGCGCTCCTGCCGGATGGCCGGATCAGTTTCCAAGCGCTGCAGAACGCGTTTGAATCGGGTCAGGCTGCCAACCTCGTCTATTACGTATTCGATCTCCTTTATCTCAATGGGTCGGACCTCCGGCCCGCGACACTGCTGGAGCGAAAGCGTTGCTTGAGCGAACTTCTCAAGGGCCAGGACGGCAAAGGACTCATTCGATACAGCGACCACATCACCGGGAAGGGCGAGGACGTCGTTGCGGAAGCTTGCCGCAGAGGCATGGAAGGCGTGATGGCCAAGCGTGCAGACGCATCGTATGTGGAGGGGCGATCCCGCAGTTGGGTCAAGATCAAGTGTTCGAAGCGTCAGGAATTCGTCATCGGAGGGTTCACCGAGCCTGGGGGATCTCGGTCAGGATTCGGTGCCCTGTTGCTGGGACTCTATGACGATCAAGGTCGCCTTCACTATGCGGGACGAACAGGAACCGGCTTTACGTCGCGGTCGTTACAGGAACTCCATCGCCGTCTCCATGCGATCGAACGCAGGACCGCGGCGTTCGAGTCCGTGCCCAAGACCGCCGACCGGGCCAAGATTCATTGGGTCGAACCGACGTTGGTCGCGGAAGTCGCGTTTGCGGAATGGACGAAAGACGGGCAGCTTCGCCAGGCCTCGTTTCAAGGCCTGCGAGACGACAAGCAGGCGTCCACCGTCAAACGAGAATCAGCGACGGGCCGCCCGGTGAAGAAGCCGGCCTCCGGTTCAGCGCGCAAGAGGACACGATCGGCGGCGAGTACGACAGAGCCCGTCGTCATCCAGGGCGTCACCCTCAGCCATCCGCAGCGTATTCTGTATCCCGAACAACAGCTCTCGAAGGAAGCGTTGGCGCGGTACTATGAATCGGTGGGGGACTGGATCCTGCCGCATCTCCACGGAAGGCCCCTGAGCCTGGTCCGTTGTCCTGAAGGATATCAGCGGGAATGTTTTTACCAAAAACATGCGACCGATCACATCCCGGACGTGATCGAACGGGTCGAGATTTCCACCAAAGACTCATCGGCCGTGTACATGATCGCCGATTCGTTGCCGGCGTTGATCGGGCTCGTACAGCTCGGCGTGTTGGAGCTTCACACCTGGGGGGCGACGCGCGATCGGCTGGACCGGCCGGATCGCTTCGTGCTCGATCTCGATCCCGCGCCGGAAGTGCCCTGGCCGATGGTGGTCGAAGCGGCGCTGCTGCTCAAGACCCTGCTGGAAGAGCTGGAGTTGCAGTCGTTCGTCAAGACCACCGGCGGCAAGGGGTTGCATGTCGTCGTGCCGATCCGCCGCACCGAAGGCTGGGAATCGATCAAAGCCTTTACGAAAGCTATCGCGGAGCACATGGTGCGCATGATGCCGGAACGATTCGTCGCCACGATGTCGAAACAGAAGCGCAAAGGAAAGATCTTCATCGACTACTTACGCAATGCGGAAGGCGCGACGGTAGTGGCGGCCTACTCGACCAGGGCGAGGCGGGGCGCGCCGGTGTCCGTGCCGTTGGCGTGGAATGAAGTGTCTCCGAAACTCCGTTCCGATCAGTTCACGGTGGAGACGCTTCCTCAACGCTTGGAGCGGCTTGCCAAAGATCCGTGGCGCGACTATCCCTCCATCCGGCAGACCATTTCTCGTTCCATGCTCGACAAACTTACCTCTTAG
- a CDS encoding thiamine pyrophosphate-requiring protein codes for MTTVADLLIDRLLEWGVDTVFSLPGDGINGIYEALRTRRDRIKLVLVRHEESAALAACGYAKFTRRLGVCLATSGPGGIHLLNGLYDAKCDGQPVLAITGHTFHDLIGTHYQQDVNLDKLFSDVAAYSERVMGPAHVRNVLDEAIKLAISRRTVAHLTIPKDVQDWSAAEQGSRANIPGHSGDLYSDPLPLPPRSLLEKAAAVLNAGSKIAILAGRGCLGARTEIIQLAETLAAPIIKPLLGKGVVPDEHPLTTGGIGLLGTAPSQEALETCDTLLIAGSSFPYMEFYPKPGQARAVQIDLDASRIGLRYPVEVGLVGQCWDVLRALLPLIEPKTDRSFLATSQAQMVEWNELLETRGTRNDVPMKPQVAVRALNEFLADDAIVCCDTGTVTTWVARHITMKGAMEFSASGTLATMANGLPYSIGAGIAFPGRQIVCIAGDGGFSMLMSELATLVKYNLPVKILVLKNNLLGMIKWEQLALEGNPQYGVELQPIDFTGCARACGAAGFRVEDPAELREVYRQAFAHPGPVVVEAVIDPMEAPLPGKITMEQAWQFAKAVARGQEDRWDLMKSLMVNHIREIV; via the coding sequence ATGACGACCGTGGCAGATCTGCTGATCGACCGGTTGCTTGAGTGGGGAGTGGACACGGTCTTCAGCCTACCCGGCGACGGGATCAACGGCATTTATGAGGCCCTGCGAACCCGGCGCGACCGGATCAAGCTGGTGCTGGTCCGGCATGAAGAATCGGCGGCGCTCGCCGCCTGCGGGTACGCCAAATTCACCAGACGGCTGGGGGTCTGCCTCGCCACCTCCGGTCCTGGCGGCATCCATCTCTTGAACGGACTGTACGATGCGAAGTGCGATGGCCAGCCGGTCTTGGCGATCACCGGCCACACCTTTCACGACCTCATCGGCACGCACTATCAACAGGACGTGAACCTCGACAAGTTGTTCAGCGACGTGGCCGCCTATAGCGAGCGCGTCATGGGGCCGGCCCACGTGAGGAACGTGCTGGATGAAGCCATCAAGCTCGCCATCTCGCGCCGCACCGTCGCGCACCTGACGATTCCAAAAGACGTGCAAGATTGGTCCGCCGCGGAGCAAGGATCCAGGGCCAATATCCCAGGCCACAGCGGCGATCTGTACAGTGATCCCCTGCCGCTCCCCCCTCGCTCCTTGTTGGAGAAAGCCGCGGCAGTACTCAACGCGGGATCGAAGATCGCCATTCTCGCCGGACGGGGCTGTTTGGGCGCCAGGACAGAGATCATCCAGCTCGCCGAGACGCTGGCCGCGCCCATCATCAAACCATTGCTGGGGAAAGGCGTCGTCCCCGACGAGCATCCCTTAACCACGGGGGGCATCGGCCTACTCGGTACCGCACCCTCCCAGGAGGCCCTGGAAACCTGCGACACCTTACTGATTGCCGGAAGCAGTTTTCCCTATATGGAGTTTTATCCCAAACCCGGGCAGGCGCGAGCCGTGCAAATCGATTTAGACGCGAGCCGGATCGGCTTGCGATATCCGGTGGAAGTCGGATTGGTGGGCCAATGCTGGGACGTGCTTCGCGCGCTCCTGCCGCTGATCGAACCGAAGACCGATCGCAGCTTCTTGGCAACCTCTCAGGCGCAGATGGTCGAGTGGAATGAACTATTGGAGACGCGAGGGACAAGAAACGACGTCCCGATGAAGCCGCAAGTGGCGGTGCGCGCGTTGAATGAATTCTTGGCAGACGATGCGATCGTCTGCTGCGACACCGGCACGGTGACGACATGGGTGGCGCGCCACATCACGATGAAAGGCGCCATGGAATTTTCCGCCTCTGGCACGCTCGCCACGATGGCCAACGGACTGCCCTACAGCATTGGCGCAGGCATCGCCTTTCCCGGCCGTCAGATCGTCTGCATCGCCGGCGACGGTGGATTCTCTATGTTGATGAGCGAACTGGCGACGTTGGTTAAATACAATCTGCCCGTCAAAATCCTCGTGCTGAAGAACAATCTGCTCGGCATGATCAAATGGGAACAACTGGCACTCGAAGGTAATCCGCAGTATGGCGTGGAATTGCAGCCCATCGATTTCACCGGCTGCGCCCGCGCATGCGGAGCAGCGGGCTTTCGTGTCGAAGACCCTGCTGAGCTACGTGAGGTCTATCGCCAGGCCTTCGCACATCCCGGTCCCGTGGTGGTGGAAGCGGTCATTGATCCCATGGAGGCCCCCCTCCCCGGCAAGATCACGATGGAGCAGGCCTGGCAATTTGCCAAAGCCGTGGCGCGGGGGCAGGAAGACCGCTGGGATTTGATGAAGAGTCTGATGGTCAATCACATCCGGGAAATCGTCTAG
- a CDS encoding AI-2E family transporter, with protein MTPDSAPRLTSRGMSPPPTQHALPSPADRHLWQITPVRDLLWGGGLLFLLWFGYYLRGVFTPVLIALLLAYLFNPLIRRAEDQWRIPRPVTISVILLLSAMLMLSLITWLGPLLAEQVQSFAERVPGYIQSIATRYHVRLGDFSEHLSTIATSLRDDPLSILRPVFSGTGQAFGLLGTVIGTTTDVVIAFILIPIYFFFFAWHFDHSLERTTRYIPSGSRTRVRTIVTRMDQAVSGFFRGRLTIALGSAVLYSFGWALTGIRYWFLLGLITGILTIIPYASLIGWPLAVLLKYLDVLAAENGTFDLMTIVVWPSLAYLVVQLIESWLLTPWVQSHSMEMSAVTVLIVVFIGGALGGFYGLLLAIPVAACLKILAEELVLPHLARRAAEPSLPVSSRKEPL; from the coding sequence ATGACACCGGATTCTGCCCCCCGCCTGACCTCACGCGGCATGTCCCCGCCACCGACTCAGCACGCGCTCCCTTCCCCTGCCGACCGGCACCTGTGGCAGATCACACCGGTACGGGATCTCCTCTGGGGCGGCGGCCTGCTGTTTCTCCTGTGGTTCGGCTATTACTTACGCGGAGTCTTCACCCCGGTGTTGATCGCCCTCCTGCTGGCCTATTTATTCAACCCACTCATCCGGCGGGCCGAAGACCAATGGCGCATCCCCAGACCGGTGACCATTTCCGTCATCCTGTTGCTCTCGGCGATGCTGATGCTCAGCCTGATCACCTGGCTGGGTCCGTTGCTAGCCGAACAGGTGCAGTCATTTGCCGAACGGGTACCTGGTTACATACAAAGCATTGCCACGCGCTATCATGTACGGCTCGGCGACTTCTCCGAACACCTGTCGACCATTGCCACGAGCCTGCGCGACGACCCCCTCTCGATTTTACGGCCGGTCTTTTCCGGTACGGGCCAGGCATTCGGCCTCCTGGGAACCGTCATCGGCACCACGACCGATGTCGTCATCGCCTTCATTTTGATTCCGATCTACTTCTTTTTCTTTGCCTGGCATTTCGACCACAGCCTGGAGCGAACCACACGCTATATTCCCTCCGGCTCCCGTACCCGGGTGCGAACGATCGTCACACGCATGGACCAGGCCGTGAGCGGATTTTTTCGTGGCCGCCTCACCATCGCGCTCGGCTCGGCCGTGCTCTACTCGTTCGGGTGGGCGCTGACCGGGATCCGCTATTGGTTCCTGTTGGGGCTGATCACCGGCATTCTGACCATCATTCCCTACGCCTCATTGATCGGATGGCCCTTGGCCGTCCTGCTCAAATACCTCGATGTCCTGGCGGCAGAGAACGGCACCTTCGACCTCATGACGATTGTCGTCTGGCCTTCGCTGGCCTATCTCGTGGTCCAGCTCATCGAAAGCTGGCTGCTGACACCCTGGGTACAAAGCCACTCCATGGAAATGAGCGCCGTCACCGTGTTGATCGTCGTATTCATCGGCGGCGCGTTAGGTGGATTTTATGGACTGCTGCTCGCCATTCCCGTCGCCGCCTGCCTCAAAATCCTCGCCGAAGAACTGGTCCTACCGCACTTGGCCCGCCGGGCGGCGGAGCCCTCGTTGCCTGTCAGCTCACGAAAGGAGCCGCTATGA
- a CDS encoding phage holin family protein: MENPHPLSVAALLQGLVEDVRVLFGQTMRLARDEIRLERQKVMGLLLRAGIGLLLACMTGLMLLLAVVHLLHHALNLPLWTSYGLVGLLCAFIAGWLLASAASLGATLRLWPFRTFHSIKEDARWIKEQMLSTKM; this comes from the coding sequence ATGGAGAATCCTCATCCCCTATCCGTCGCGGCCCTCTTGCAAGGACTGGTGGAGGACGTTCGCGTGCTGTTCGGCCAGACGATGCGCCTGGCCCGTGATGAAATACGGCTGGAGCGGCAAAAGGTCATGGGCCTACTGCTCCGTGCGGGGATCGGTCTGCTGTTGGCCTGCATGACCGGACTCATGCTGCTGTTGGCGGTCGTGCACCTGTTACACCACGCGCTGAATCTTCCGCTTTGGACCAGCTATGGACTGGTAGGTCTGTTGTGCGCGTTCATCGCCGGATGGCTGCTGGCGAGCGCCGCATCCTTGGGAGCCACGCTTCGCTTGTGGCCGTTCCGCACGTTTCACTCCATAAAGGAAGACGCCCGATGGATCAAAGAACAGATGCTCTCGACCAAGATGTAA
- a CDS encoding hemerythrin domain-containing protein, with translation MANTEVVSGTNETTIRMLREDHRRILALFHLYLAMAADSRRSTVDQILGLLEEHFQREEGFLSSSAPQGGGQACRIVEQVLIEHDELRAMIEELRRSESDDDQALDEFFEDMMHTVRLHFLTEERDFFPHVPAASG, from the coding sequence ATGGCGAACACAGAGGTGGTATCAGGCACCAATGAAACGACGATCCGGATGTTGCGCGAGGACCATCGGCGGATCCTGGCCCTCTTTCACCTGTATCTGGCGATGGCCGCTGATTCTCGTCGATCCACGGTGGATCAAATCCTGGGGCTGCTGGAAGAGCACTTTCAAAGAGAAGAAGGATTCCTCTCCTCATCAGCGCCGCAAGGAGGGGGGCAGGCCTGCCGGATCGTGGAGCAGGTGCTGATCGAACACGACGAGCTGCGAGCGATGATCGAGGAACTCCGCAGATCCGAATCGGATGACGATCAAGCCTTGGACGAATTCTTCGAAGACATGATGCACACGGTTCGCCTGCACTTCCTGACGGAGGAACGGGACTTCTTTCCTCACGTCCCTGCGGCGTCGGGCTGA